The Diachasmimorpha longicaudata isolate KC_UGA_2023 chromosome 2, iyDiaLong2, whole genome shotgun sequence genome segment CTTTCACATTCTCTGTATCATCACTTTCCGTTCCTCCTATCAGTGTAAAACCTTTTTGTCGACAAAAAATTCCTTTTCTTTGGAGGGCACGTCGAAGCTGTTGTAATACATATTCAGGTGAATCACTGGACGTAGACGAAATATTGCAAAGACCTTTACCCGATAATACAATCGGTTGATCTGGATGATTCTCCTCACTCTTTATTCGTCGCTTTGGTGTCAGTACACATCTCATTTTATTCAAACCTCTTTCCAACCCCATTATTACTTTTTTAGCACTGCCCGGCGTTGATTGGATTTCCCTGTGGTAAAAGGAAGAAAAACAATTCGTGATTTTTACTCTTTAAATGCAAGCGAGAAAAATTAAGtttaacaaatgaaaaatactaatTACTTGGAATTTGATGCGACAGGAGTTGACGGCGTTATGGCCCCTTTCTGGTCAGCAACTTTTTTCACAGGAACTAGGTAATAAATCAGAAGTATGATGAGTCCAAAAATCGTAATGACAATGTTACTAGAGTTATACATAGAATCCATCGAAAAAGTTATGATGCTTCAAACATATTGAAAATCCTGAGAAAGTTCTGTAAATGATATGCCTCAGGCTTGATAGCACGcagtatatatattttcacgCTAAAGCCTCTAACTAGGTTCattacaacttttttttttaaattaggaGCGCGCTGTAATGAAAGAAACTGTAAGTTTAATTGCATTTGTATCATGCAGATAACTCACTAGGTGAAGACGAATCGTCCTCTTCGCTAGAACGAAGCCTTTTTCGTCCAGGTGTTGGAGGTTGTATAAAATTCTTCGATGATTCTCCTTCtagaggaaataaaattaaaaatgagatCTAATGAAGAGTTTTTCAAATATGGAGCGATATAATGCGATCGAAAAAAGGATATCTTTAAAACTGTTGTCTACAACTCATTTCATATTGTCCGTCAAAACTCCTAGCCACATAAGaggtagtaaaaaaaaacgataaaattttccaaacagTCCTATATGAGACTATGGTATCGTCagtgaattaaattattaggTAGTGGTGCAACGAGAAAGTTGCAAAAGATATAATACTCACCAGAGTCCGGAGTCTTTGGTAAAACATTGAATGTTTTATCATCGCTGGAAGATTTCTTACGACCTTTATTGCTCGGTGAGTGATCCAAGTGAGTTATGAAATTTGTTAATGAAGGTACCACCTGTGCTCCTTCCAAGTATTCTTCATCCTGCAGTATCATATATAATAATTTACCATTGATAATAAACATCATAGTTATGTCTTACTGGGATACTTACGAGTTCACGTCGGAAATGTGACCTAGAGGCGCTCGAAATGCGCAATGATAATCCTTTGAGCTTTCGATCAAGCAACAATAGATAGGTAGCGGTTCGGTAATCAGTCCTTTTACTTCTGGACAGAGCTTTCCATATATCTTCTACTGATTCAGCACAAATAGCCGCCATTGTATTCAGAACCTCATCGTTTCTCTCCAACTGTGTGTatataaataacaataaaagattgaatgagaaaaaagtaACGTCATATTTTGTAGTGAAAAGGGAATGATAGAGATCAATTTTCGAGTCTTTACACTGGTTTTCCTGACAAATGTCACAGGACTTAAGAAGCCAGCGGTTACCCAAGGGTGACAAGTAAGCCCTTCAACCGTAATTCTTTTTTTCGGATCAATTTGCAGCATGGCGCGTATTAATCTCTTGCTACTGCTTGATAACCAACTCGGCTCATCATATTTTCCACTCTGcaacaaattttgaaaaattaaagatcTGTTGAATAGTACTTTAAGAGGCGCCAAGAAGCTCTAACATATTCaaccattttcaattattaaagtTGTCCATTCTGtagtaaaataatgaaacgatTGTTCGTAAAGGAATAATCGAAATAGTTTAAACTCccggaaaattatattatttatattgtcTAAATTAAAGTACTATAATTTAatctaattaataatatttttaaggtACAGgggttaaataaatgaaaagattaaaaaaaacttacaAGGATTCTTCTATACAAACTTTCAATGCTGTTATCATCAAATGGGAGAAAACCACACAGAAGTGCATACAATAACACTCCCATACtccaaatatcaacttctgatcctttgaaaaaaaaaaaaaaattataaagtcaTCGATCACGTCAGTTGACTTGCCCCCATAACTTCCAAAATATCTTAGTCCAATGCCAATCAATGTTCTTGActctaattaaattaattaatccccGTTCTATTTTTaaccataaattttattttgaagaaaCAATCTAGAGTATAACAGACAACATGTCATGGATATCGTCAGTCAAGTccaaataattgcaagcccggtagataaaaaatacttgaaatacctaaatattttttgccaAGAATTAATTCTGGCGCTGCATAAGTTGGAGATCCACAAGATGTGTACAAGTGAGCCTGCATCCCACCTTTGGGTTTGGCACAAAGTCCAAAGTctattaatttcaaattttgatcTTTGTCCAGTAGAATGTTTTCCTATAAATCAAAGGAAGGAAATCAAAGCACTAGCTCCTCCAGTACCAGGTACTATGACTGATAATGCgattggaaaatattatcGGAACGGTGAATAATATCGCTATAATCAAAcactttttaaataatttttcatcctttATAAAATACGAGATGATAGTGATGTTAAGCATGCCACAGGTTTGGTATCACAGGGGTCCTGTTCACGAGAGGCTAAGGAtttttcgatatatcgatcACTTACTGGTTTTAAATCTCGATGGGCGAAACCTAGACTATGAAGATACGCAACTGCAGATACGATCTGTCGGAAAAATTTTCGAGACTCAGTTTCagacaatcgatttttctccacTACAACATAAAATAATGTGAATTagtaggagaaaaaaaatttaattgggaTAGTTCATAACAATAACTAATCATCATAAACCTTACCAATGTGATCAAAGAGTTCACCCCCTGAGCAATACTCCATGATCATGAAATAGTGACTATCCGTCTCAATAGTTTGATAGAGTCTGCAAATATGTTGATGAACCAACGTCTTCATAGCATCAACTTCAAGCTTGACCCTTGGCAAGTCATCCTGtgtgaaagaaaaatcatttgtccATTTATTGAACTAAGATCTGGCAGctgaattattattcttcGTGTCCTTCTACAATATTtaccaaaaataaaagtaGACAACTGATAAATCATGATAAAATACTTACACCCAGTGCTgacttttccattattttcacCGCTACCTTTTCTCCCGTTGCCACATGTGTACCAAGTTTGACTTTGGCAAATCCACCACAACCAATTGTCTTCTCAAGCTCATAAAGTCCTTTAAGCACTGCATATCGAACCATCTTAACATTTGTTGATCCTTCAGACTCGTTCCAAATTCCCgacttttcaaaaatttgcCAAACTTCCTTCGTTCAAACCAGAATCACCAAGCAATTGATATCCATTCCCCATTTAAAAACAACAAACTCGTAAAAAATAACGTCAACCATGGACAAACAAAGGTTATGGTATTCGTATCAGAGAGATTATAGGCGAGGTTGCATGAGCTTCTGTGATGCAAACCCACAGAGGTCGCCACTGATAAATACCCTGCAGACATGTGGGTTCCGCCCGTGGCACATAGAGGTCACGACTCACATTATTTACTTTAAAacaaatgtgattattttttcacccccatttcacccaatcaaatggtggcatttcccgtcacgtggtacaagtaaaacgATTTTACTTCGGAtcttttttcgaatatttccctgtttgttgctaagcaaagaaaatatccgataaacaatttgtccacgtttcaaaccccaatactgtcattagaaaaattctaattgcaTATCATTCACCGTTACAATAAtattttcccaattgcattATCTGTCATAGCATTTGCTACCTGAGGAACTAGTGCTTTGATTTCTCATTATTAAAATGCGAAATATCTAAAACCTCTTCGGTAAAttatttgcttttttttcatattgaaCATTTGATAAAATACCGATAGTATATTCCTCGCTCAATTCTGTTAACATCTGACCCTTCCTGAAGGTGACTGCACTGATAAACGGATTTAGAAAATTTGCATCAGCCATTACCGTGGTTTTTACCATTCCTGGGTAAATTACCATCGCTGATGTACACTAGAAATCCCCCATttgcgggtgaacaatccgccggatgggtctaaaataggtacacccgcaaagaatggtacaggaagtggcggccattttccccagaagtttcgggggtagggccatctagaatcactgtagggaactgaaaaagagaatttctttacctgttgtgaaaattaccgatcggagaaaagaatgcgaatgtcctctatcataattttattgtaacacataatttttatgttttatagatggcgatagtaatccaATAATCATCTTTCAACGTTCTGTCAAGGGATGCTCAACCTAAAATACTAACGAGAATGTGCATGGAAACTACAtgccccgtttttttcaaataattaattaattgttaatgaattaatttattgtatcgatgatggttattcactctttgaacttaatcagatatttttttcgcagtgctctataatatttcttattgttaCGGTTAGTTATATATAATTGGACTAACCTAAATTACCGGTgatggaatttaaaatttaacaaaataataaataaatagttgttcattcgattatatataattaaccgtaacaataagaaatattatagagccctgcgaaaaaaatatctgattaagttcaaagagtgaataaccatcatcgatacaataaattaattcattaacaattaattaattatttgaaaaaaacggggcaTGTAGTTTCCATGCACATTCTCGTTAGTATTTTAGGTTGAGCATCCCTTGACAGAACGTTGAAAGATGATTATtggattactatcgccatctataaaacataaaaattatgtgttacaataaaattatgatagaggacattcgcattcttttctccgatcggtaattttcacaacaggtaaagaaattctctttttcagttccctacagtgattctagatggccctacccccgaaacttctggggaaaatggccgccacttcctgtaccattCTTTGCGGCTGTACCTATTTTAGACCCATCCCAATCCGCCCCTCCCCTGAACAAGGGTAACAATCATGTTCTTCGCATTGTAGAATAGGCAGTGGAATTTACATATTAtgcgttattttgttttcTCCTCGCCACTAGCGTACGTGTATTCATCTCCTATATGGCCGTTTAAATCATCTTTTGAATGTCGATTTGCTCGAGTTCAAGATGAGTAATTAGCCAGAATATGGTACGCTATTTCTGACTGGTTTTTATACATATTTTTATGCTCTagtacatattttttatatgccATTATCCAGTGAATGGACAGTAAATTTATCTACAACCATAACGCACTATCCACCGCCTGTGGGTTATCACTGGGGATAAAATATTTAGCAGAGCTacaatttattaacaaaaatatagTTTTATATTCATGTCAATTAAATCATCAGCGGTTAAATCTATACAATTCTTGAATCCAAGTAGATGAAAAACGTTTCCATCCATCAATTACCTTTCTCATGGAAtccattataaaataaaatggatgAAACAATGGCTATTTTCTTATaaaacttttttaaaaatatcgatagACCAATCTGATAATGACGTCGTCTAAGACATCGTTTAAATTGCAAAATCATgccttttgaatatttcatctcATAGTCTTTTTATCAAAAGCATAATTAACTTTTGTAACCCCCCCCCTCTGTCCCCTTCCCCGCCCCCCTAACGTGCTGATTAGAATTATTAGAGGAAATGTAAAGATTGTATGAAATTAACTAAaatgagagaaagaaaatgcGGAAACGGAAAAGCCAACACCCCCCCATAAGCGCTTGCGCAGCTCACCTCCATCTACCCCTTTTCCTCTTTTCACCCAGCAGTATGGTCCACTCCAGTTCGGTGTGTGTTTCTTTCTACTTGTATGAGCTAGTGTACACAGAGCACTCCCCTTCACATATCCGTATCGTTTAGTTCGTTGATTGGAGTCGTAATCACAGATACCACGGTCGTGATACTCCACAAAATTCAGTTACATCATcggttattataaaaaaataattgtgacaATATACTTTGACAGACCAGTATGagctattaaattttcatatttcatttgagactgattttttttctggtgattTAAAAAACATTCTGAACAATATTCTAACATATTTGTAACGAAATCATCTGAAAATTGAGTGATATTTATGaagttttttcaatcaatgagtgaataaaaataattgatgagtGAAATATAAACATTACTTCGTCAATTGAGAAGAACAACAagtgtaattttattttccctctAGGTGTTGTTTTATATCTGTTGTTCATAATCTCACATGTTTTatgtttaaataaacaaataatataaacagcatgtaaattaaaaattatttattaaatatattatttgactaatgtatatagatttttttcatgaatgctCTTTATAGTTTGAATCTATTCCTGAGAATAATAATGCTGATTTCCTGACAATGATCATGCATGCAATATCAATCATAATCATCAATGAAGCTTGATATGCAATATTATCGGAGGTATTGATGACGTGTAGATTGGCCGTTGAAAATTGTTGCTTCAAAAACATggtcacaatttttcatctctcatGCTCCATAAATTATTAGCCGATTGTCTTATTTAATTGTGTCATAGGGTGACAATAAATACTGAACACCGATGATACCACAATGTACCGAATTACCCATGATTTTTTCCATGCGTTAATTGATAATAGTCACATTAGATCTCTGTTTGCATTATGCTGAAAGAAATTCTGTGAAAATCAATGTTATGAATCAATTTGAGATCGTTTCACCTTTATTTCAGccataaaatttatgataaaacTAGTACATTTCTATTGAATAAAAAGTTCTACCTATGAATGTCATAATGACagttattaacaattattgCAGCAGCGAATAATACCTTTTCTAAgtctagatttttttccccaagtGCCGCCATTTTGAAAGAGGCAGAGGATTGTTTCAACGCGTTGGTAAACTTCTTCCAAGTCCTAATCGTCTTTTCAAAAAGGtgattaaattgaaatgaagaTGAATAATAACCGGCGAATATGAATATTTCTGCTTTCACAGTAAGTGATGCAtgagataataattttcattttactgGATGTTTAGCACTAGATTTTCAGTCCTATCTGTCATTTCAGATAATTTGAATATTGGAACGAATTATCAACACGTACGATAATTATGCTGTAGATTTTTCTTGACGATTTCGTGTTTGCATTGAGTCTTAAAAATCACTGTCAgtgaataaacaattatatTCTATCTACTTTAcctatttttaatatatttttatacatTATTAGTAAGTCCGTAGGTTATtgcactcgaaaaaaaaacccaaaccGTAATAACTTTCTTTACTtccgatttttaatttttctcaaatcaATAGTCGAATTATCCTGTGTTATAGTCACTTGTCATTTGCAGGTCCTGCTGATATTCATGAAATCACCGCATATATCATCAGAAGCGCATAAGaatggatgaaaaatatatatgtgaaAACTTTTCGAGTAAGCAATTGGAAACACAAAAGAGTATGAATCCAGATCGTGTGGGACAGATGATAGGGAAATTTACATCAAATAGCCATGGggcatgaaatttatttaactgACTATTCCATCATGCTCGGATGGAATCAACATTTGGCAAGCATTCTGTAGTGCCCGTTGAAAGTCCACTGAGAACGAGCTACTACAACTCAATGACACTCAATATATGCAGATGATGTCGATGACGATGATAATAATGATGAGAAATTGGCACGATTTCGTCGCGTACATACTCTTGAGAATTATTCTAAGGCTACTCTCACTATCATGACTAATCCCTTTTTACAGTAATGAAGATTGAAAAGGATATAAATAATGGCTATTCATTCTGCTGGGAACAGAACAACTACCGATCATGGATTACCACTCGAAGAGGTGACAATGGTACTTACAGGTATTTTCCTGGGGCTCCTGATTCTCATTACTATTGTCGGTTAGTTAAAAATCATTACATTGAATAATTTCCTAGCTGAGCTAAGGGTGATTTAAGAATATCGGAGATACTTCGAGGGGGAGAAATCGGGCGTGGACTGCATGAGGAGGAAAGGGAAATTGTgattcagagaaaaattggACGAAAATTGCTGAATTTTTGCGAAGCAGACcctcatttttctttaatatcataaaaaattcaaattcatttaGTAATCTTCCTCTCTATGCGCTCAAGTAAGGAATAACGATACTTTTCGTACCCTAAACCgagattttaaatgaaaattcatggcctcatattttttttaccctctcAGCTAAATATTTAAAAGCCCCAGGTCCTCAATTTTTGTTCCAATTACgataaatcatcaaaaaaatgaagacaGGGAATGAGTGAGTGGTATTGGGCGCATGCAGCTCGTACCGCTCAATTTGATTCCTATACACGGAGAGAAGGCTCGATAAAAATTGCGGGAAAGCTCCGTAATTCGCAAGCGAGAATATAggtacgataaaaattatagagGATCCAGGAAAAGGTAGGGGATGCTCCGTACATAATCCACCGcgagttacgtaatttttacgaaggTTTTTGGACTTTTTACTGGATCCATCGTTATTGTTATCGAACCTCTGTTCTCATTTGGGAATTACCtttacgtattttttatagaactATTTCTCTTCGTATATAACTCGCGTCAATAGATGTGTAAAAGTAGATTCCCTTCGATTAACTAaaaggaatttatttatttaaattacggATATACTATTTCTATCTTCATCCCATTCGTTCATAAAGGAAAATAATAGTAAAATACTTTAATCCTATTCCggttaaacaaattatttcttcCATGAAGAAACTGGCCaaataaatcataatttcTCAAATAATGTATGAAAACTCCAGCGCACTGTTCCcaattttcgaaattcccCTGCAGCAGAGcttctgaaaaatttgaaataattttgatatgaCTTTTTAAAATATCTAAAAGTTGTATAAATGAAAACCTTTTGCAAACGGCTACACGTaattactttatttattttttctttcgaaaCTCCGGGTCTTGTAACAAATTAACGCAAACTTTCGGAAAAAACATGACAACTTTGTACTTGAATACGTAGTTACGGGTATTCATGTACACTATCCAGATAATTCTTGattcctttatttttccttGAACTTTAAAATTTGTCGTTATGTCAATTTATGCTAGTACGTCAGGGTGTTTATAGCGCGAGCAACGCGTAACTTTTATGCAACCAACGGGGGTTTAATGGCTTGGATAGAATGTCCCAGCCATTCGCATTTTGAAATCATTGTTCAAtattctgaaaatatttcctaAAATACTTGAGAATCATGAAACTTTCgcgtaaattttattaaacaatttCTCGCCTCTGCAGAACCATttttcctgagacgatttttatttaattttcttgtcaTCCAAAGgagtgagaagaaaaaagaaaattttcgtgCGAATGACATTTTCATTACAAAGTTCGAAACTCATAATTGAATGGAGCGAGGGAGACTGCGGAAAATGTTGTGATTATGGAAAAAATCAGGTGACCGGTATTGGTAGTTGAGCGGTACAGAGATTGCCTCCCCTATTTGTGGGGGTTTTACTCTTTAGAAACAGTCGggaataaattgataatacCATACAATATACAGCGATGAAAGCGCGTATTATGACTGCTAGATTGATTTATAATTGGAGTAAATCCATTGAAAGcaggaaaaacaaaaagattAATTAACTACTCGAATAAA includes the following:
- the LOC135172532 gene encoding maternal embryonic leucine zipper kinase-like; the encoded protein is MVRYAVLKGLYELEKTIGCGGFAKVKLGTHVATGEKVAVKIMEKSALGDDLPRVKLEVDAMKTLVHQHICRLYQTIETDSHYFMIMEYCSGGELFDHIVEKNRLSETESRKFFRQIVSAVAYLHSLGFAHRDLKPENILLDKDQNLKLIDFGLCAKPKGGMQAHLYTSCGSPTYAAPELILGKKYLGSEVDIWSMGVLLYALLCGFLPFDDNSIESLYRRILSGKYDEPSWLSSSSKRLIRAMLQIDPKKRITVEGLTCHPWVTAGFLSPVTFVRKTSLERNDEVLNTMAAICAESVEDIWKALSRSKRTDYRTATYLLLLDRKLKGLSLRISSASRSHFRRELDEEYLEGAQVVPSLTNFITHLDHSPSNKGRKKSSSDDKTFNVLPKTPDSEGESSKNFIQPPTPGRKRLRSSEEDDSSSPIPVKKVADQKGAITPSTPVASNSKEIQSTPGSAKKVIMGLERGLNKMRCVLTPKRRIKSEENHPDQPIVLSGKGLCNISSTSSDSPEYVLQQLRRALQRKGIFCRQKGFTLIGGTESDDTENVKETVVRPFASRKACRFQLEVCLLEGVCDGKPLVGIRRKRLKGDAWVYKRVCEQVLAMAAEHPPSDSNEQTDSNCLI